Part of the Paenibacillus guangzhouensis genome is shown below.
CAAGGCAAATATCTGGAGGGGACGGCGCTTGGCCTAGAATGTCTAGCGGAGCACCGTATCATCATTTCTGCCAACCCTAGCAAATTCATGCTCCTAATGGAAGGCATGCGTCTGGAAGCTCTACTCCGCCCGGGCTATAACAAGCTCATACAGCTGGAGGAAATGTCGGATCCGGAGCGGATTACTGCGATGAATTTGATCTTGGCGATCATCCCATCCACATTTTTCACGAATAAGAACGTCTTCTTTCTGCTCGTGTGCAGAGCGATTCAGCTCTCCTTGCGATATGGGAACTCGCCGGTTTCCGCCGCTGTATATGCCGCGTACGGCATGATTCTAGGTACGGCGGCCGGCAAATTCGACCAAGGCTATGCCCTTGCCAAAATCGGCGTCGAGCTCTCCGAACGGTACAATGCGCAATCCATCATGAGCAAAACGTATACGATGTTCGGCGGCGTCCTCTGCCAATTTGCCGGTCATGCGAGCGAAGGAGATGCCTACTTGGCGAAGGCGCTCCGCTATGGCATGGGCTCGGGCGATTATGTGTTTGCCAGCTATGCCATGGGCGCACATATCAATTCTTTGTATACGAGAGCTCCCTTAAACGAGTTGGCAAGATCGATTGCGGATTATATGGGCACGCTGGATACGACCAACGATGAATTCGTGAAGCAGAACTTCTATCTATACCAGCAGTTCATCCTCGCCTTACAGGGCGGTACGGATGCGCCAGACTCATTCAGCGGGGGTGGATTCGAAGAGGCAGAGTTTCTAAGCCGCATCCGCGAGGAAGAGACGGCTGCGACGACGTTATATCAATTCAGCACCTATAAGGCGCAGCTCTGTTATTTGTTGGGCCGATATGAGGAAGCGATTCGCTGGGCTCGGGATGCGAAGCCTTATGAATCCTTCGCTACCCATCTGCCTCATCTGGGAGAATGCCTATTCTACGCTTCGCTGGCGGAATTGGCTGTCTGGACGCCGACGAGAAGATCGCCGCACGGCACCAAAGCGCTGAACCGTCAACTTCGCCTATTCCGCAAATGGGCGGCTTGGAGCCCGGCGAATTTCCAAGCGCGGCTGTACCTTCTTCAAGCCGAATATGCACGTGCCTCCGGCGATCACGCCGCAGCGGAAAGCGGATACGATCAGGCGATCCGGGCAGCAAGGGAGTATGGCAATATACATATTGCCGGTCTCACGGCGGAACGGGCAGCCCACTACTATATGGATCGCGGTCACCCAAAAACAGCACGCTTCTATCTGGATCTAGCTTTAGAAGGCTACAATCAATGGGAATTGCCGATCAAAATCGAGCAAATGGAGCGACAGATACATGAATGGCTTGAGCAGGAGGCGGATAGCGAACATTCGGCTAAACATAAAGACATTGCGATAGAACAGCCCGCCGCTTCGCAAGCAGCGTCGGAATGGCCAACAAAACTTCATGCGATGGATAATAACGTAGATCTCGCGGTCATCCTGCAGACGACCCGGGCGATCACGAATCAAGCAGATCAGGACACGGTACTCGAGGAAATTCTACATACCATGATGAAATATGCAGGTGCAAGCAAAGGTGCGCTGCTCACGAATAACCAGGAAGCCATATCCATTCAGGCCTACGTCCATACAGCAGGGCAGACCGTCCCGCTCCCCTGCGGGATGACCGACAGCTCGCTTGTACCGGAGGGGATTGCTCGCTACGTCTTCCGAACCCAAGAAGAAGTCCATTTTGACGCCGGAGTAGAGAGCTGGCTTATTCATAACCCTTATATCGCCATACATCAGCCGCAATCGGTCTTATGCCTCCCTGTCGCGATACACGGCACATTGCTCGGCGTGCTGTACCTTGAGAACAAGCTGATGGGCGGCATATTTACGCCAGACCGCAAGGCGGTTCTTCTCGCGATGGCCGCACACGGTCTGTTCCTATATAAGCTGCATGGCTCAGCTGATCCGACGGATTCAGGCGCAACGGATGGCGTGCAACCACCATCGGCCGTGATGGAGGAACCACTTACGGATCGAGAGCTGGAAGTGCTCGCGCTCTTAGCAGCAGGATTGTCCAATAAGGAGATTGCCGATCGCCTAATCATCGCCCTCGGCACCGTGAAGGTTCATGTCAAAAATATTTTCGCCAAATTAAAGGTCAACCGGCGTACAAAAGCGATAGCGCAGGCCAAGGAACTTAAACTTCTCGATGAGAACAATCGATTTCTAAGAGTCTGACAACACAAAACAAGATCATTACCATTTCAACCAAATAAACCTGTCAAAAGAAGAAGACACTGACCGTTACGGTCGGTGTCTTTCTTTTAATCGAGAACTCACACATGAGCAAAATGGATATTGAAATTTTACTGTATATGTAATACACTGTTTATAATATATACAGTTAAAAATTGTAATTTAAATTTTTATATTTATTTAATAACTGATCGGAGTGAACAAACAAATGACAAAATTAAAACGAGTTCTTATTTCTGGAGCGAGCATTACCGGACCAACCCTCACCTATTGGCTTCACCGTTACGGCTTTGACGTAACAATTGTAGAGAAATCATCTGCCTTGCGGCGGGGCGGGTACGGTGTTGATGTTCGCGGTGCGGCAATATCAGTGCTCGAGCAGATGGGCATTCTCGATCAAGTCCGTGCAGCCGACACGCAAATGACTGGTGTCTATTTTGTAGATAGCCATGGCAAGATGAAGGGACGCATCAGTGAAGCCAGCATTGGCAACCAACACGGCGCGGACATCGAAGTGATGCGTGATGATCTCACGAATATTTTATACAAGTTAACGAAGGATACGACCCGCTATATCTGGGGGGATTCGATTACCGCTATACGTGAGACAGAGGAAGGAACTTTAGTTCAGTTTGCTCACGGCCAGCCTCAAGTATTCGATCTCGTGATCGGGGCAGATGGACTTCATTCCAATGTTCGCAGCTTGGTTTTTGGCGATGAAGCACAGTTTAAACGCTCGCTCGGATGTTACATCTCGATTTTTTCCACTCACAACTACCTCAAGCTTAACCACTGCCAACATTTATTTACG
Proteins encoded:
- a CDS encoding FAD-dependent monooxygenase; this translates as MTKLKRVLISGASITGPTLTYWLHRYGFDVTIVEKSSALRRGGYGVDVRGAAISVLEQMGILDQVRAADTQMTGVYFVDSHGKMKGRISEASIGNQHGADIEVMRDDLTNILYKLTKDTTRYIWGDSITAIRETEEGTLVQFAHGQPQVFDLVIGADGLHSNVRSLVFGDEAQFKRSLGCYISIFSTHNYLKLNHCQHLFTTPGKTVGMYSARDNAEAKGLFIFQSRPLHYDRHNPDAQKQLISDAFSGHHGWETERLLHAMQDAQDFYFDEICQIHMPSWSKGRVTLVGDAAYGPSPLSGQGTSLALVGAYVLAGELHAAQGDYNQAFTKYEQEMRSFVEKNQKIGLVAAESMIESSNFKILLRNGMLRIPFLMKYMFNMVTKMITKAANGITLKGY